The Raphanus sativus cultivar WK10039 chromosome 2, ASM80110v3, whole genome shotgun sequence genome includes a region encoding these proteins:
- the LOC108839501 gene encoding probable F-box protein At5g47300 — protein sequence MSDLPEDLIEEILSRVPAASLKRFRTTCKRWNALLKDQGFTEKHFRKAPKQSQVLFGFLGRLKICSLSVNGCPSIEVIDEIRLTDPVYIYKQFVISEVFHCDGLLLCTNEKKTGLVVCNPCTRQARWIKPSNRHKMSDTYTLGSYQDIKSNNITSYKILRCDTYEDKARFEIYEFGCNSWRILDVTNDYKTRYSDGVSWRGKTNWVSWDKKERAMVIVSFDYTQERFGVRMRLPYFRFGISTISLSVVGEEKLSVLLLPSDTMRREIWVTNKIDEWNKVFTMDKRKRDWLVNGVSLLFDDEKKVFLCCERLFIPDLPGFERVLGEEDEKLKESGRVYVVGEDKEVKQVNGEAIDVFYDYVPSLVQILKLSQKRKRGD from the coding sequence ATGTCGGACCTTCCTGAGGATTTGATAGAGGAGATACTCTCTCGCGTCCCGGCGGCATCTCTGAAACGGTTTCGAACTACTTGCAAACGATGGAACGCTTTATTGAAAGACCAGGGATTCACGGAGAAACACTTCCGTAAAGCTCCAAAGCAGTCTCAGGTTCTCTTCGGGTTTTTAGGTAGATTGAAGATTTGTTCGTTGAGCGTCAATGGATGCCCATCTATAGAGGTCATAGATGAGATCAGACTAACCGACcctgtttatatttataaacaattCGTAATTTCAGAAGTCTTCCACTGCGACGGCTTATTATTATGCACTAACGAAAAAAAGACTGGGCTAGTGGTTTGTAACCCTTGTACACGTCAAGCCAGGTGGATCAAACCCAGTAATCGTCACAAGATGAGCGACACCTATACTCTTGGATCCTACCAAGACATCAAATCCAACAATATTACTAGCTACAAAATATTGAGATGCGATACATATGAGGACAAGGCAAGATTCGAAATCTATGAGTTTGGATGTAATTCATGGAGGATTCTAGACGTCACTAATGACTACAAAACTAGGTATTCGGACGGCGTGTCATGGAGGGGAAAAACGAATTGGGTTTCTTGGGATAAAAAAGAGAGAGCCATGGTTATAGTCAGTTTTGATTATACACAGGAGAGATTTGGAGTACGTATGCGTCTTCCCTATTTTAGATTTGGTATTTCGACTATTTCTCTATCAGTTGTTGGAGAAGAGAAACTTTCGGTGCTATTACTACCCTCAGATACGATGAGGAGAGAGATATGGGTAACAAATAAGATTGATGAGTGGAACAAGGTCTTCACAATGGATAAACGGAAACGTGATTGGTTGGTAAATGGCGTAAGTCTTTTGTTCGACGATGAGAAGAAAGTCTTCTTGTGTTGTGAGAGATTATTTATTCCAGACCTGCCAGGGTTCGAACGCGTTCTTGGGGAGGAGGATGAGAAATTGAAAGAATCAGGGAGGGTATACGTTGTTGGGGAGGATAAGGAAGTCAAACAAGTGAATGGAGAAGCCATAGATGTTTTTTATGATTATGTTCCAAGTTTAGTTCAAATTCTGAAGTTGAGTCAAAAGAGAAAGAGGGGTGACTAA